The genomic interval TCTATCAAAAGTATTCTGTCACAAAAATTGGCTTATTTGGTAGTTATGCAAAAGGTACAGCAAGCAGTGAGAGTGACGTGGATGTCATTGTTCAGCTTGATAAACCAAACCTTTTAACGCTCTCAGCGATTCGCCAAGAATTGCAAGAAACTTTTAAAATACCTGTCGATGTCATTCGTCTCAGAGAGACAATGAATCCTTTTCTCAAACAGCAAATTACACAAGAAGCCATTTATGTCTGATGCTTCAGTATTAGAGACACTAAAACAAATCGCAAGTGCAGCAGAAAGAATCTTATTGAAAAGTGATCTTCAAGCTTCTTAACAGCCCCGACTTTTCTTACCAATTTTTTGTCTTCTTGATCACTACTTTACTCTAACTTATAAAAGCTTATTTTTTTATTGTTTTTGTTATAATGATTTCTATAAGGTTTCAACTCTTATGATCTGGAGTATAAACATGCCACCTATTGATAAACTTAAAGAAGAACTTGCTGTTTTAAGAGAAGAATATAAAAATCTTTTTATTTTCTTTTTAGCTACAATTACGGGAACGGTAACAACTTTTTATCAAGCATTGACACATCAAGTAGAGTTTTATATTATTATCTTGTCTGCACTTGGGTTTGGCGTTTCGACTTTTGTATTGCTTCTTTTGAAAAAAGTCAGAGAGAAAATTGATAAAAATATTGATGAACTAGGGAGTTTAAAATGATGATACTAACGACAATCATAGGTGGCATCTTAATTGCAGGGCTTTTAATGTATGCGGCGAAAATAATGGTCAGTGTCAAATAAACATAAGTGATGAAGTACGCCTTTACATGTAAATGTAAGAAGTGATCTTCAAGCCTCTTAGGAGCTCTTCTTAATCTTAGTAACAACCTTAATTTCTTTTGAAGGTCACTTCCTTTATCTGCACATTTTTTATACAGCAACCCTCCAACTTTACATTCAACCTTAAGTAACTTTCTTGTAATATATTTTCACAACTATACTAAGGAGTTTTCATGAAGAAACTAGCTCTGCTTGCTACCTCTGTTGTGCTTTTAGCATCGTCTTCTTTTGCAAAAGAGATCAGCGTAGGTGTTACGATGTCTATGAGTGGTCCGCTTGCTGCGTACGGACAAACTGCGTATGAAGGTATTGAGTTTGCAAATGCTTTGCAGCCAAAACTTAAAAATGGAGACACCATTAAATTGGTACTCATCGATACCAAAGGTGATAAAGTAGAATCTGCGAATGCGGCGACACGACTTATCAGTTCTGACAAAGTTGTGGGAATCATTGGTGAGCTTACGAGCACCAATACCGCTCAAGTCATGGCAATTGCTGAGAAAAAACAGATCCCTGTTATCTCTCCTGTTGCAACCAATGATAAACTGACTGAGCAAAAAGAGTTTGCAAACCGTGTTTGTTTTACGGACTCTTTCCAAGGCGCTGTCGTTGCTAACTATGCAACAAAAGACCTCAAACTCAAAACTGCAGTTGTTGTCGTTGATCAAGCGCAAGTTTACTCTCTTGGTCTTGCAAAAGCCTTTGTGGAGGCATTTACAAAAGCTGGTGGTAAAGTAGTCAAAGAGATCAAAGTAAGCTCAGGCGATAAAGACTTTAAAGCGGTTGTTTCTCAAATTAAAGCTGCAAATCCTGACATGCTCTTCTTGCCAATGTATCACCCTGAAGTTTCTATGATCGCGCGTCAAGCAAAACAAATTGGGCTTGTTAAACCAATGTTCTCAGGCGATGGTGTTGCCAATCAAACCTTTATCGATTTAGGTGGCGACGCGGTTGAGGGTTACATGTTTACAGACTTCTTTGACTATGCTGCACCTCCGACACAACGTTCAAAAGATTTTATTGCGGCATATGCTCAAAAAACTGGCAAACAAGAGGTTAACTCTTTTGTGGCGCTTGGTGCAGATGCGTATAACGTTATGCTTGATGCAATGAATCGTTGTGCCAATCCAGAAGACAGCATTTGTATCAACAAAGAGATCAAAGCTACGGCTAACTTTGAAGGCGTATCGGGTGTTATCAACATGGATAAAACCGGTAACTCTACACGTTCAGCGGTTATCAAAGTCGTTCAAAATGGCAAAGCAGTTTACAAAGCAACTGTCAATCCATAAATTCTTTTCTCTCTTTACATGTAAAGGTGTAAAGAGAGATTTTAGAGCAATTTCCACTTGCAAAAGTGGGCATTGCTCTAAAATATTTTAGGAGATCTATTTGGATTTAACAATGTTTATGCAACAAATGATCAATGGCTTTAGCCTTGGTAGTATGTATGCGCTGATTGCCATTGGTTATACGATGGTATATGGAGTATTAAGACTCATTAACTTCGCGCATGGCGATATTATGATGGTGGGTGGATTTTTAGGTTATTTTGGTATTGCTGTACTAGGGCTTCCTTTTGGAGCAGCTGTTATTTTGGCTATTGTTGGTTCAGCGCTTTTGGGTATGGCGAGCGATCGTATTGCGTATCGACCCTTGCGAAGTGCTCCTAAAATTTCACTTTTAATTACCGCTATTGGTGTCAGCTTCTTTCTTGAAAATGCGTTTAACGTCTTTTTTGGTGGCGTTCCTAGAGCGTTCCCTGTGCCTGCTTATTTGGAAGAAGTGGTTAACTTTATGGGCTTAATGATGCCTGTTTCAGCGATTATCGTGCCAATTATCACCGCATTTTTACTGGCAGTTATTTTATGGGTTTTGTTTAAAACAAAATATGGAATGGCAATTCGTGCCCTTGCTTTTGATGTTGGAACGGTCAATCTGATGGGCATTGATGCCAATCGTATCATCACCCTTGTTTTTGGTATAGGATCAGCGCTTGCCGCCGTCGGCGGTATCTTTTGGGCGGTGAATTACCCTTCCGTTGAGCCGATGATGGGTGTGCTTGTAGGACTCAAAGCGTTCGCCGCTGCGGTTGTTGGAGGTATTGGTAGTGTTGGAGGTGCCGTACTTGGAGGTTTAATTATCGGTTTTACGGAAGTCGTTGTGATTGCTTTCTTCCCCGAACTGGGTGGTTATAAAGACGCCTTTGCGTTTATTTTCCTGATCTTAATCCTTCTCTTTAAGCCCACAGGTATTTTGGGCATTGATTTTGAAAAAAGTAGGTTTTAAGATGAATACACTTATGCTAAAAAAAGAACAGTGGCTCAAAATTTCATTTGTTGCCATTGCCGTGTGGTTTATCTGGTTTTCAAATTCTCATTTTGATGAATACACGATTCGAATTTTAAATAACATCGCTATTTTTATTATCTTGGCGGTAAGTTACAATCTGATCAATGGTGTGACCGGTCAGTTTTCCTTGGAGCCCAATGGTTTTGTTGCCATCGGTGCTTATGTCGCAGCGCTTTTGTTGACGAGTCCTGAAGCAAAACAGTACCAATACGCGATCGTCGATCCCTATCCGTTTGTTTTAACCTTGCATGCAAATTTTGTGGTAGCGCTTCTTTTAGGAGGTGCTTTTGCCGCAAGCTTAGCAGCGTGCCTCTCGTTTCCTGTGTTTCGAGTACGCGGCGATTACCTTGCTATCGTAACCCTTGGCTTTGGATTTATTATCAAAATTCTAGCGATTAACGTTCCTGAAGTGACCAATGGTTCTTTAGGCATCAATGACATTCCTGAGTTCTCCAACCTCTACTGGACGGGTGGCATCGCGATGATTGCGGTCATTGTCGTGCTAAACATCATCAACTCCAAATTTGGTCGTGCGATGAAAGCGGTTAGAGATGACGAAGATGCTGCGATTGCGATGGGTGTGAATACCTTTAAAGCCAAAACACTTGCTTTTTGTACGAGTGCCTTTTTTGAAGGCGTGGGTGGTGGACTTTTAGCAGCACTTCTGACGAGCATTTCTCCCGATCTTTTCGACTTTTTCTTTACGTTCCAATTGCTCATTATCATCGTTTTGGGTGGTCTTGGCAGTACAACGGGTGCGATTATTGGTACGGTGCTTGTCATGGGAGGCAGTGAGTGGATGCGTTTCTTGGATGAGCCGATGAACCTCTTAGGGTACGAAACAACGGCAATGCCTGGTATGCGCATGGTTGTCTTCTCTCTTGGACTTATTTTGATTATGCTTTTTGCGCGCGAGGGTGTTATGGGAAAACGTGAGTTGACAGACCTCTTGAAATGGCGTAGAAAGGGTGGCAAATGATCTTGAAAATTGACAATGTCACGAAAAATTTTGGTGGCGTTACAGCCATCAAAGAGACCAGTTTTAGTGTAGCACCTAAAGAAATTTTTGGACTGATTGGTCCTAATGGTGCGGGTAAAACCACGATGTTTAACATCATTACGGGCAATTATGTCCCAACATCGGGTGAAGTGATTTTTAGAAACGAAGCGATTAGTGGGCTTAAGCCTCACCATATTGTTCGCAAGGGCATCGCACGAACCTTTCAAAATATCAGGCTTTTTTCAAGCATGAGTGTTTTAGACAATATTTTAATCGGGTTTGATTTCCAAGCACGCTATGGATTTTTTGAATCCATCATCCGTTTTCCTCGTTTTATCACAGAAGAGAGACGTATTAAAGCGCGTGCAATGGAAATTTTGGACTATTTTGACATGAGCGCATTGGCGCATGAAAAAGCGGTTGATCTCAGCTACGGACAACAACGCAAAGTAGAAATCGCGCGAGCACTTGCGACCAATCCAGACCTTTTGCTTCTTGATGAACCAGCAGCGGGCATGAATCCTTCTGAAACGGAAGAGCTTGGTGACATCATCAAAAAAGCACGTGTTGATTTTGATTTGACGGTTCTTTTAATCGAACACGACATGAAATTTGTCAACCAACTGTGCGACAAAGTTTTAGTGCTTGATTATGGTAAAACAATTTTTGAGGGTAAACCCGCTGACGCGATTCAAGACCCTGAAGTGATAGCAGCGTATTTAGGAGATTTTCATAATGATTAGTGTTAAAAATTTACATGTCTATTATGGACTGATCGAGGCTGTTAAAGGGATTGATTTTGAGGTGAAAGAAGGGCAGATTGTCTCGTTGATTGGCTCCAATGGTGCGGGTAAAAGCTCAACGCTGAAAGCCCTTTTAAACAGCGTGAAAAAAACGGGCGATATTAATTTTCTAGGCTACGACACGCGTAATCATAAAACGCACACGCTGGTACAACATGGTCTTTCTTTGGTACCTGAGGGGCGTAAAATTTTCATCAACTTAACGGTTGAAGAAAACCTTCGTATGGGTGCGTTTAACAACGATGAAAACTACGAACACCTGCGCGATACGATGTATGAGCTTTTCCCTCGCATCAAAGACAAGCGCTATCAGCTTGCAGGAACGATGAGTGGTGGTGAGCAACAGATGCTTGCGATCTCAAGGGCGCTTATGGGTGAGCCTAAGCTTTTAATGTTGGATGAGCCGAGTCTTGGGCTTGCGCCAAAGATCGTTGGGGAAGTGTTTGAGATTATTATGCGATTACGCGATGAGGGCATTACGATTCTTTTGGTCGAGCAAAATGCTTTTGCGGCACTTAAAATCTCAGACTATGCGTATGTGCTTGAAAATGGCAAAATTGTGATGAATGGCATTGCGAAAGAGATGATCGGCGATGATACGATTCGCAAAAAATACCTCGGCGGATAAGCCAAAACTGCTTTACATGTAAGCCTCTAAATCTTAGAGGTTTTCTCCAAAATAAGACTTTTTGCACGGACACATATATTTAATATTGTTATGTAAGGAAAGTCTTATGATTTATAAATTATTTACTCTAAAAAGGTACCATAATCACCAGACTTCTTTCATCGCGTTTCGTCGCCATGCACGTTAAAAACACGATGAAAGAAGTCTTATTTTCCAGCCGAGGGAGTTTTATGGATTTTGTATTGAAGCAGGTTTTTTCGATGAAGTCAGCGATCATTCTTTTACTGTTTTTTGGACTTTTTAGTGGTGTTGCTACGTTTATTGAAAATGATTTTGGTGTCGAAACCAGTTGGGCACTGATTTATACCTCTTGGTGGTTTGAGCTACTTCAAGTCGCCTTATGTGTCATTCTCATCTACAATATGATCCGATATAAAATTTATACCCTCGATAAACTTCCTTCCTTTCTTTTCCATATCAGTTTTATTTTTATCCTTATAGGCTCTGGCGTTACGCGCTATTTTGGCTTTGAAGGATCTTTACATGTAAGAAATGGAATGCTGGAAAATAAGGTCGTCTCTAGCGATGCGTTTATTCAAGCCAGTGCTCTTAAAGAGGGAAAAACCTACAGCTATGCCAAGCCTCAACTGA from Sulfurospirillum multivorans DSM 12446 carries:
- a CDS encoding nucleotidyltransferase family protein, with amino-acid sequence MSREDILSFLQSHKDEFYQKYSVTKIGLFGSYAKGTASSESDVDVIVQLDKPNLLTLSAIRQELQETFKIPVDVIRLRETMNPFLKQQITQEAIYV
- a CDS encoding ABC transporter substrate-binding protein, encoding MKKLALLATSVVLLASSSFAKEISVGVTMSMSGPLAAYGQTAYEGIEFANALQPKLKNGDTIKLVLIDTKGDKVESANAATRLISSDKVVGIIGELTSTNTAQVMAIAEKKQIPVISPVATNDKLTEQKEFANRVCFTDSFQGAVVANYATKDLKLKTAVVVVDQAQVYSLGLAKAFVEAFTKAGGKVVKEIKVSSGDKDFKAVVSQIKAANPDMLFLPMYHPEVSMIARQAKQIGLVKPMFSGDGVANQTFIDLGGDAVEGYMFTDFFDYAAPPTQRSKDFIAAYAQKTGKQEVNSFVALGADAYNVMLDAMNRCANPEDSICINKEIKATANFEGVSGVINMDKTGNSTRSAVIKVVQNGKAVYKATVNP
- a CDS encoding branched-chain amino acid ABC transporter permease translates to MDLTMFMQQMINGFSLGSMYALIAIGYTMVYGVLRLINFAHGDIMMVGGFLGYFGIAVLGLPFGAAVILAIVGSALLGMASDRIAYRPLRSAPKISLLITAIGVSFFLENAFNVFFGGVPRAFPVPAYLEEVVNFMGLMMPVSAIIVPIITAFLLAVILWVLFKTKYGMAIRALAFDVGTVNLMGIDANRIITLVFGIGSALAAVGGIFWAVNYPSVEPMMGVLVGLKAFAAAVVGGIGSVGGAVLGGLIIGFTEVVVIAFFPELGGYKDAFAFIFLILILLFKPTGILGIDFEKSRF
- a CDS encoding branched-chain amino acid ABC transporter permease — translated: MLKKEQWLKISFVAIAVWFIWFSNSHFDEYTIRILNNIAIFIILAVSYNLINGVTGQFSLEPNGFVAIGAYVAALLLTSPEAKQYQYAIVDPYPFVLTLHANFVVALLLGGAFAASLAACLSFPVFRVRGDYLAIVTLGFGFIIKILAINVPEVTNGSLGINDIPEFSNLYWTGGIAMIAVIVVLNIINSKFGRAMKAVRDDEDAAIAMGVNTFKAKTLAFCTSAFFEGVGGGLLAALLTSISPDLFDFFFTFQLLIIIVLGGLGSTTGAIIGTVLVMGGSEWMRFLDEPMNLLGYETTAMPGMRMVVFSLGLILIMLFAREGVMGKRELTDLLKWRRKGGK
- a CDS encoding ABC transporter ATP-binding protein, whose product is MILKIDNVTKNFGGVTAIKETSFSVAPKEIFGLIGPNGAGKTTMFNIITGNYVPTSGEVIFRNEAISGLKPHHIVRKGIARTFQNIRLFSSMSVLDNILIGFDFQARYGFFESIIRFPRFITEERRIKARAMEILDYFDMSALAHEKAVDLSYGQQRKVEIARALATNPDLLLLDEPAAGMNPSETEELGDIIKKARVDFDLTVLLIEHDMKFVNQLCDKVLVLDYGKTIFEGKPADAIQDPEVIAAYLGDFHND
- a CDS encoding ABC transporter ATP-binding protein; the protein is MISVKNLHVYYGLIEAVKGIDFEVKEGQIVSLIGSNGAGKSSTLKALLNSVKKTGDINFLGYDTRNHKTHTLVQHGLSLVPEGRKIFINLTVEENLRMGAFNNDENYEHLRDTMYELFPRIKDKRYQLAGTMSGGEQQMLAISRALMGEPKLLMLDEPSLGLAPKIVGEVFEIIMRLRDEGITILLVEQNAFAALKISDYAYVLENGKIVMNGIAKEMIGDDTIRKKYLGG